A genome region from Myripristis murdjan chromosome 16, fMyrMur1.1, whole genome shotgun sequence includes the following:
- the LOC115373643 gene encoding solute carrier family 45 member 4-like isoform X1 produces MGEEEEVVEGGEAPGLPEKKKPREREEENGDENKEEEEGKGERIPLRRWIMHGAVMFGREFCYAMETALVTPVLLQIGLPEQYYSLTWFLSPILGLIFTPLIGSASDRCTLRWGRRRPFILALCVGVLLGVALFLNGSLIGLSVGDTPNSQPIGIVLTVVGVVVLDFCADASEGPIRAYLLDVADTEEQDLALNIHAFSAGLGGAVGYMLGGLDWTDTALGRAFKSQEQVLFLFAAIIFIISVTLHMLSIPEQPFTPAHQLKGTEDGDYTSQLSLRPLGHTPPSLDIIGEEDAFTQDPSREDNESDPEEGEINFLSVERVRSKSDSVLAMPDATIQLDPDLDPDAHHFLSEVHPFLPETQQEVEDAFLPSDYGNGLSLCPPYLPPAPCGTSPPADGIVDLEPRSMFSPQPKEHKDGPPPPLVQISPSTENTLLNTQVQQAKAVNGVKVGVSSSGHSHPVKGHASTRPGNRLSSTANSSRPHPHTFYRQPSFTFSYYGRVGSQRHRLRRPTVGHLPITSSRSLNDLCDLQRRADRRELQLSASSLSSEASSSEEGPEGGTTVRLLWLSMLKMPKQLWRLCVCHLLTWFSIIAEAVFYTDFMGQVIYHGDPTAPSNSTELQNYHKGVQMGCWGLVVYAATAAVCSALLQKYLDNFDLSIKVIYIVGTLGFSIGTAVMAIFPNVYVAMVMISSMGIISMSISYCPYALLGQYHEIKEYIQHSPANSRRGFGIDCAILSCQVYISQILVASALGAVVEAVGSVRVIPMVASGGSFLGFLTALFLVIYPEGEPSGSQQDQRLVGLPGEAGLRGERTNQGPALLRLTDRESFTNTEYQTVV; encoded by the exons atgggagaagaagaggaggtggtggagggaggggaagcCCCTGGACTCCCGGAGAAGAAGAAACctagggagagagaagaggaaaatggGGATGAAAataaggaagaggaggagggcaaaGGAGAGAGGATCCCTCTGCGTCGCTGGATAATGCACGGGGCGGTGATGTTCGGCCGCGAGTTCTGCTATGCCATGGAAACGGCTCTGGTGACGCCAGTGCTGCTGCAGATAG gtctTCCAGAGCAGTATTACAGTTTAACCTGGTTCCTCAGTCCCATCCTGGGTCTGATCTTCACCCCTTTGATCGGCTCAGCCAGCGACCGCTGTACTCTGAGGTGGGGCAGGAGAAGACCATTCATACTTGCCCTGTGTGTAGGTGTCCTGCTTGGAGTGGCGCTGTTTTTAAACGGCTCATTAATAG GCCTGTCCGTTGGTGACACCCCCAACAGTCAGCCAATAGGCATTGTCCTTACTGTAGTAGGCGTGGTGGTTCTAGACTTCTGTGCCGATGCCTCTGAGGGACCAATCAGAGCTTATCTTCTAGATGTCGCTGACACTGAAGAGCAGGATTTGGCTTTAAATATCCATGCCTTTTCTGCTG GGCTAGGTGGAGCGGTGGGCTACATGCTAGGTGGTCTAGACTGGACTGACACAGCTCTGGGTCGTGCATTTAAGTCCCAGGAACAGgttctcttcctctttgccGCCATCATTTTCATAATCTCtgtcacactgcacatgctcagtatCCCCGAGCAGCCTTTCACCCCTGCCCACCAGCTTAAAGGTACAGAAGACGGGGACTATACCAGCCAATTGTCTCTCAGGCCCCTCGGCCATACCCCACCTTCCCTTGACATTATTGGAGAGGAGGATGCATTCACTCAAGACCCTTCCCGTGAGGACAACGAATCAGAtcctgaggaaggagagattAATTTCCTTAGTGTAGAGCGCGTTCGGAGTAAAAGTGATTCAGTCTTAGCCATGCCAGATGCTACTATCCAATTGGATCCTGACCTTGACCCGGATGCACATCATTTCCTGTCTGAAGTGCATCCCTTCCTACcagagacacagcaggaggTAGAGGATGCATTTCTGCCATCAGACTATGGCaatggcctgtctctctgtcctccttaTCTACCTCCAGCTCCTTGTGGTACATCTCCCCCTGCTGATGGAATAGTGGACTTGGAACCCAGGAGCATGTTTTCCCCTCAGCCTAAGGAGCATAAAGAtggccctcctcctcctcttgtccaGATCAGTCCCAGCACTGAGAACACGCTCCTAAACACACAG GTCCAACAGGCCAAGGCTGTCAATGGTGTCAAAGTCGGTGTGTCCAGTTCTGGTCACTCTCACCCTGTGAAAGGCCATGCCTCCACCAGGCCAGGGAACCGCCTATCCAGCACTGCAAACTCATCACGACCACACCCGCACACCTTCTACAGACAA CCGTCCTTCACCTTCTCCTACTATGGACGAGTGGGATCACAGCGCCATCGACTCAGACGGCCAACTGTAGGCCATCTGCCAATCACCTCCTCCCGCAGTCTGAATGACCTGTGTGACCTCCAGCGGCGTGCAGACAGGCGGGAGCTGCAGCTGTCGGCAAGCAGCCTGTCATCTGAGGCCTCCAGCAGTGAGGAGGGACCAGAGGGGGGCACAACTGTACGGCTGTTATGGTTGTCCATGTTGAAG ATGCCAAAGCAGTtgtggaggctgtgtgtgtgtcaccttttGACATGGTTCTCAATTAttgctgaagctgttttttATACTGACTTCATGGGACAAGTCATCTACCATGGAGATCCAACA GCACCATCTAATTCCACTGAGCTACAGAACTATCACAAAGGAGTCCAGATGGGCTGCTGGGGGCTGGTGGTCtatgctgctactgctgctgtctgctctg CCCTCCTGCAGAAATACCTTGATAATTTTGACTTGAGCATTAAGGTCATTTACATCGTTGGAACTCTGGGATTCTCAATAG GAACTGCAGTCATGGCAATCTTCCCCAATGtttatgttgccatggtgatgatcAGCAGCATGGGCATCATCTCAATGAGTATTTCCTACTGTCCTTATGCTTTACTGGGACAGTACCATGAAATCAAAGAG TACATTCAGCACAGTCCCGCAAACTCCCGGAGAGGATTTGGTATTGACTGTGCTATCTTATCCTGTCAG GTCTACATCAGCCAGATCTTGGTGGCCTCGGCCCTTGGTGCTGTGGTGGAGGCAGTTGGCAGCGTGCGTGTCATTCCCATGGTAGCCTCTGGGGGCTCCTTCCTTGGCTTTCTTACTGCCCTTTTCCTAGTCATATACCCTGAAGGGGAGCCTAGCGGCTCACAGCAGGACCAGAGATTGGTGGGTCTGCCTGGGGAGGCGGGTCTTAGAGGAGAAAGGACCAATCAGGGGCCAGCCTTGCTGAGGCTGACTGACAGGGAGAGTTTTACAAATACTGAGTACCAAACTGTTGTCT
- the LOC115373643 gene encoding solute carrier family 45 member 4-like isoform X2 produces the protein MGEEEEVVEGGEAPGLPEKKKPREREEENGDENKEEEEGKGERIPLRRWIMHGAVMFGREFCYAMETALVTPVLLQIGLPEQYYSLTWFLSPILGLIFTPLIGSASDRCTLRWGRRRPFILALCVGVLLGVALFLNGSLIGLSVGDTPNSQPIGIVLTVVGVVVLDFCADASEGPIRAYLLDVADTEEQDLALNIHAFSAAPCGTSPPADGIVDLEPRSMFSPQPKEHKDGPPPPLVQISPSTENTLLNTQVQQAKAVNGVKVGVSSSGHSHPVKGHASTRPGNRLSSTANSSRPHPHTFYRQPSFTFSYYGRVGSQRHRLRRPTVGHLPITSSRSLNDLCDLQRRADRRELQLSASSLSSEASSSEEGPEGGTTVRLLWLSMLKMPKQLWRLCVCHLLTWFSIIAEAVFYTDFMGQVIYHGDPTAPSNSTELQNYHKGVQMGCWGLVVYAATAAVCSALLQKYLDNFDLSIKVIYIVGTLGFSIGTAVMAIFPNVYVAMVMISSMGIISMSISYCPYALLGQYHEIKEYIQHSPANSRRGFGIDCAILSCQVYISQILVASALGAVVEAVGSVRVIPMVASGGSFLGFLTALFLVIYPEGEPSGSQQDQRLVGLPGEAGLRGERTNQGPALLRLTDRESFTNTEYQTVV, from the exons atgggagaagaagaggaggtggtggagggaggggaagcCCCTGGACTCCCGGAGAAGAAGAAACctagggagagagaagaggaaaatggGGATGAAAataaggaagaggaggagggcaaaGGAGAGAGGATCCCTCTGCGTCGCTGGATAATGCACGGGGCGGTGATGTTCGGCCGCGAGTTCTGCTATGCCATGGAAACGGCTCTGGTGACGCCAGTGCTGCTGCAGATAG gtctTCCAGAGCAGTATTACAGTTTAACCTGGTTCCTCAGTCCCATCCTGGGTCTGATCTTCACCCCTTTGATCGGCTCAGCCAGCGACCGCTGTACTCTGAGGTGGGGCAGGAGAAGACCATTCATACTTGCCCTGTGTGTAGGTGTCCTGCTTGGAGTGGCGCTGTTTTTAAACGGCTCATTAATAG GCCTGTCCGTTGGTGACACCCCCAACAGTCAGCCAATAGGCATTGTCCTTACTGTAGTAGGCGTGGTGGTTCTAGACTTCTGTGCCGATGCCTCTGAGGGACCAATCAGAGCTTATCTTCTAGATGTCGCTGACACTGAAGAGCAGGATTTGGCTTTAAATATCCATGCCTTTTCTGCTG CTCCTTGTGGTACATCTCCCCCTGCTGATGGAATAGTGGACTTGGAACCCAGGAGCATGTTTTCCCCTCAGCCTAAGGAGCATAAAGAtggccctcctcctcctcttgtccaGATCAGTCCCAGCACTGAGAACACGCTCCTAAACACACAG GTCCAACAGGCCAAGGCTGTCAATGGTGTCAAAGTCGGTGTGTCCAGTTCTGGTCACTCTCACCCTGTGAAAGGCCATGCCTCCACCAGGCCAGGGAACCGCCTATCCAGCACTGCAAACTCATCACGACCACACCCGCACACCTTCTACAGACAA CCGTCCTTCACCTTCTCCTACTATGGACGAGTGGGATCACAGCGCCATCGACTCAGACGGCCAACTGTAGGCCATCTGCCAATCACCTCCTCCCGCAGTCTGAATGACCTGTGTGACCTCCAGCGGCGTGCAGACAGGCGGGAGCTGCAGCTGTCGGCAAGCAGCCTGTCATCTGAGGCCTCCAGCAGTGAGGAGGGACCAGAGGGGGGCACAACTGTACGGCTGTTATGGTTGTCCATGTTGAAG ATGCCAAAGCAGTtgtggaggctgtgtgtgtgtcaccttttGACATGGTTCTCAATTAttgctgaagctgttttttATACTGACTTCATGGGACAAGTCATCTACCATGGAGATCCAACA GCACCATCTAATTCCACTGAGCTACAGAACTATCACAAAGGAGTCCAGATGGGCTGCTGGGGGCTGGTGGTCtatgctgctactgctgctgtctgctctg CCCTCCTGCAGAAATACCTTGATAATTTTGACTTGAGCATTAAGGTCATTTACATCGTTGGAACTCTGGGATTCTCAATAG GAACTGCAGTCATGGCAATCTTCCCCAATGtttatgttgccatggtgatgatcAGCAGCATGGGCATCATCTCAATGAGTATTTCCTACTGTCCTTATGCTTTACTGGGACAGTACCATGAAATCAAAGAG TACATTCAGCACAGTCCCGCAAACTCCCGGAGAGGATTTGGTATTGACTGTGCTATCTTATCCTGTCAG GTCTACATCAGCCAGATCTTGGTGGCCTCGGCCCTTGGTGCTGTGGTGGAGGCAGTTGGCAGCGTGCGTGTCATTCCCATGGTAGCCTCTGGGGGCTCCTTCCTTGGCTTTCTTACTGCCCTTTTCCTAGTCATATACCCTGAAGGGGAGCCTAGCGGCTCACAGCAGGACCAGAGATTGGTGGGTCTGCCTGGGGAGGCGGGTCTTAGAGGAGAAAGGACCAATCAGGGGCCAGCCTTGCTGAGGCTGACTGACAGGGAGAGTTTTACAAATACTGAGTACCAAACTGTTGTCT